TAAAAATTTGGTGGAATATGTACCTTACAAAGGTGCAAAGCTCACTAAAAACGGACGTTCCTGCGCCATGCAGATCATTAGGAAGCACCGATTATGGGAAGTATTCTTAGTGGAAAAACTTGATTTTACTTGGGATGAAGTTCACGAAATAGCTGAACAGTTAGAACACATTCAGTCTAGAAAACTCATCGATGAACTGGATCGTCACTTGGGGTACCCAAAAAAAGATCCCCATGGTGATCCCATACCTGATAGCGAAGGCAATTTAAAGGAGGTAAATCAAATCTTACTCTCTAAACTACCTTCAGGAACTACTGGAATGGTGACAGGAGTCATAGACACTTCTACTGAGTTCTTAAGATATTTAGACAAATATAATTTACATCTAGGGTCTGTGGTGGAAATCCTTGAAATAGAAGAGTACGATCAGTCACTTAAAGTCAAGTTTGATAATAAACAAATGACACTCACTCAGCAAACAGCTGAAAAGTTATACATCCAAAAAAAATGAAACTGAGAACAACCTTTTTAAGAGATTTCACCTGTATATTCTTTTTCAGTTTACTGATCGTTGGCTGTAAAGATGAACCTAATCAATCTGGTACAAATACAGACAATAGACTAAAAGTAGTGACTACCACTACCATGATAACTGATCTCATCAAAGAAATAGGCGGCGATCGCATTGAATTGCAGGGTCTCATGGGCAGTGGCGTGGATCCACACCTATATAAAGCAAGTGAGGGCGATGTGTCTAAACTCTTTGAGGCAGATGTCATTTTCTACAATGGTTTGCATCTCGAGGGCAAACTGGTGGAAGTCTTTGAAAAAATGAATTCTCAAGGAAAAAAAACCGTAGCCCTAAGTGATGCCGTCGATAAACGTACGCTTATAGGCAGCGAGTATTTTGCCAGCAGTTACGATCCTCATATCTGGTTCTACACTAATTACTGGGAACAAATGGCTGATCTAGCTACTTCGACCTTGATACAAGAAGATCCTTCAAACAAGGATTATTACAACCAGAATTTGCGTGATTACCTAAACAAGATAAATATACTGGAGGACCAGGTGGAAGATTTGATCTCATCCCTCCCAGCTGAAAAGCGCATTCTAGTAACGGCTCATGATGCTTTCAACTATTTTGGAAGACAATACAGCTTTCAAGTAGTGGGACTTCAAGGATTGTCTACAGCAACTGAGGCTGGGGTAAAAGACGTGCAACGTATGACCGATTTTATCATTGACAATGATGTTAAAGCCATATTTGTGGAAAGTAGCGTTCCTCGTAGAACTGTAGAAGCACTTCAGGAATCTGTGCGAGCAAAAGGTAAAGAAATTGAAATAGGTGGCGAGTTGTATAGCGATGCATTGGGCAATAAGGGAACCGATGAGGGAACTTATATCGGGATGTACCTGCACAACGTCAAAACCATAGTTAATGCTCTAAAATGATGACCGAAAAGATCGCCGTTGCTGTGGACGATCTCACGGTCGCCTACAACTACAAACCTGTTTTATGGGACATTGATTTATCCATACCAGAAGGGGTACTTATGGCTATAGTAGGACCTAATGGTGCGGGAAAGTCCACTTTGATTAAATCTATTCTAGGCATCATCGATCCCATTGCTGGTTCAGTAGCTATTTATGGCAAACCCTATAAAAAGCAGCGTAATCTCGTCGCTTATGTACCACAAAAAGGAAGTGTAGATTGGGATTTTCCTACTACAGCACTTGATGTGGTTTTAATGGGGACCTACGGCGCGCTGGGCTGGATCAAACGACCCGGCTCCAAGCAGAAAAAGGAAGCGCTGGAAGCTTTGGAAAAAGTGGGCATGCTTTCTTTTAAAAATCGGCAGATCAGTCAGCTTTCTGGTGGGCAACAGCAACGTATTTTCTTAGCAAGGGCACTGGTTCAGAATGCCTCAATCTATTTTATGGACGAACCCTTTCAAGGAGTCGATGCCACTACCGAGATTGCCATCATCAACATTCTGAAAGAACTGCGCAAAGCCGGCAAAACCGTAATTGTAGTGCACCATGATTTACAGACCGTTCCCGAGTATTTTGACTGGGTAACTTTTCTAAACGTGAAACACATCGCCACAGGACCGGTAAAAGACATTTTTAATGATGATAACCTTACCAAAACCTATGGAATCAATTATAAAGTTGCGGTACAGCAGTAAGCAATTATGAATTCTGAATGTAGAATGCAGAACTTTTATCAGTAAATTTCTTGTGAAATCGCTTTCGCGAAAGCGAGATAACCACAAACAAAACAAACGAGCAAATACTTGAATCTAACGGAATACTTCACGGACTACACACTACGCACGATCACGCTGGGAACGGCTGTGCTGGGCGCGATCTGTGGGATGCTGGG
This genomic interval from Nonlabens spongiae contains the following:
- a CDS encoding metal ABC transporter ATP-binding protein, which gives rise to MTEKIAVAVDDLTVAYNYKPVLWDIDLSIPEGVLMAIVGPNGAGKSTLIKSILGIIDPIAGSVAIYGKPYKKQRNLVAYVPQKGSVDWDFPTTALDVVLMGTYGALGWIKRPGSKQKKEALEALEKVGMLSFKNRQISQLSGGQQQRIFLARALVQNASIYFMDEPFQGVDATTEIAIINILKELRKAGKTVIVVHHDLQTVPEYFDWVTFLNVKHIATGPVKDIFNDDNLTKTYGINYKVAVQQ
- a CDS encoding metal-dependent transcriptional regulator; this translates as MHSISEENYIKAIYHAQQASDLVSTTEIASRMNTRASSVTDMLKKLADKNLVEYVPYKGAKLTKNGRSCAMQIIRKHRLWEVFLVEKLDFTWDEVHEIAEQLEHIQSRKLIDELDRHLGYPKKDPHGDPIPDSEGNLKEVNQILLSKLPSGTTGMVTGVIDTSTEFLRYLDKYNLHLGSVVEILEIEEYDQSLKVKFDNKQMTLTQQTAEKLYIQKK
- a CDS encoding metal ABC transporter solute-binding protein, Zn/Mn family; amino-acid sequence: MKLRTTFLRDFTCIFFFSLLIVGCKDEPNQSGTNTDNRLKVVTTTTMITDLIKEIGGDRIELQGLMGSGVDPHLYKASEGDVSKLFEADVIFYNGLHLEGKLVEVFEKMNSQGKKTVALSDAVDKRTLIGSEYFASSYDPHIWFYTNYWEQMADLATSTLIQEDPSNKDYYNQNLRDYLNKINILEDQVEDLISSLPAEKRILVTAHDAFNYFGRQYSFQVVGLQGLSTATEAGVKDVQRMTDFIIDNDVKAIFVESSVPRRTVEALQESVRAKGKEIEIGGELYSDALGNKGTDEGTYIGMYLHNVKTIVNALK